In the Hordeum vulgare subsp. vulgare chromosome 7H, MorexV3_pseudomolecules_assembly, whole genome shotgun sequence genome, one interval contains:
- the LOC123409709 gene encoding uncharacterized protein LOC123409709, with protein sequence MWPEMKAWASMADDPLKRASSSATSPSSPMRRVSPTTMAVGGLLAVGTVGYFMLMGKDDRHNERLAHRT encoded by the coding sequence ATGTGGCCGGAGATGAAGGCGTGGGCCTCCATGGCCGACGACCCGCTGAAGCGTGCGTCGTCGTCGGCGACGAGCCCGTCCAGCCCCATGCGCCGCGTCAGCCCCACCACCATGGCGGTCGGCGGCCtcctcgccgtcggcaccgtcggCTACTTCATGCTCATGGGCAAGGACGACAGGCACAACGAGCGCCTGGCTCACCGCACCTGA